tctaaaaaaatattatatagatattttaataaatgattaattCTTTGTAAAAATACttacataataaaaaacatcattaaaaatatctttataaatattttaagttacaagaaggaaaaaaacCACTGTGAGATAATGATGAACATGCAACACTGTACcaagtaaataaaaatgtgataaaaaaaaaagagaaacacTCGATAAAGGAAGGCTCGTATATAAAgagtaatatttttaatcatatgatAGAATGATTTTCTCTCATTCATGAATATAGGCAAGATTGGGGaaccattataaaattttgtacaCCTCGTGTAAATTGATGTTTGTCTTCATATTTTACACCAACAAATGACATTGAAGTTGTCATTGATAAAAGGGAAAAGGCATGCCTCCACACCATGTGCTTGATTCGAATGGTTCAAGTTTGAAGAATTTTCTCCGGAAGATCTAAAACATTTTCGCctttaaatttcatttgattattaatatccgaaaaaatagttaaatactctttctatttttgagttgttgaattttttgaaagtttttatatttgttatcaagaatttctattttattaagggtgaatatttataaataagatattatataatatttggaTAAGAGAGAATGGTGGAATATAATAAAGTTTTAATCCTTCCCAAttttgaacctttttttttttttttgatataatCGCCTTTCTCTTGCAATCCTATTATCAGGTACCTTATATTTGCTGATGCTATCTGGAACTAAATTCCAATCAGGCATTGTCCAATTACTAATAGGACAGATCATATCTCTCTGTTTCTAAACTAACATGTATCGTAATGTGACCTCATAAGGAAGGCTAGGAAGATGGAGGATTTTGTGGGAAGCGACCAGAATCAGATGGAAGAGAGATAGCCCTGTTGACCTAATGGCTGTAATAGGAGAAGCGTGTGGTTTTATGGGACTTAACTGATACTAAACCTGTATGATGCTTGGAGTGgtgtttctttcattttgttaaGAAAATATGGCAGCATACATGCTTTCAACTGAGTGCATCAGAGCATCCATAACAGATGGTCTGCAACCCTAGGTGCATGCCACTTTCTGACTGATAATGAAATTGTCAGGTACCTGGCCTTGACTAAGCTCAACAGCATCACATAAAGAGAAGCTTTCATACTTAGATTACTGTTTAAAGTTTTTGCTTATTTGATTTCTTAATGCCATTATGACATTATTGATTCAATTCTGCTTCCGATTTTCGAAGTTCTGGGCATCTACTGATTGCATCATTATATGAGAAGTTGCATGAGTTTATGTATCCTGTTATTGTTCCTTTGCGATTTCACTGCTCACGGGACTAACCTCTCCATTCAGTCGAAATGAATTGTAATTTCTTTACTGGTAGCAGTAGTACTTTTCATAGCAAagataatagaaaatatgaaatataaatagaaGGAAATCTGGATTGTAGATAGCACCATAAGTAACACTCAATATTCACTACATAATAAATAGACAGTGTTACATAGGTAGAGAAACCTACAATGAGTACTCATCACCATTCTCAAACAGAAACATAGCAGCGACTTATACATAGAACCTATAGGCTCGCAGGGAAAGAGTAACATGATAAGTTCACAGCGGGTAGCAGCTCTTATTTTACGTATTACTCAAAATCTCAAACTAACCAAAGTCACTCAGTTGGGATGGGTAGGAGATGGTGGTTTGTGGGGTGGCTTCTGGGTAGGAGCTGGTGGCTTCTTTGTTGGAGTTGAAGGAGGCATATTCTTCTGAGGTGGCTTGTATGACTCTTCGGCACTCTCTGCAGGAGGGTGCCCAGGGTTGTGACCAGAAGGAGGTGGCTTCTGTCCCTTTGGTGGTTTGCCTAATGGGCTTGGTGGCTTGTGCTCCGGGAGTTGTTTCTCTCCCTCGAGTAGGTTTCGAGTTTTGTCAGATGGCTTGTGTTCTGGTGGTGGCTTCTCTCCCTGGGGTGGTTTGCCGAATGGGCTTGGTGGCTTGTGTTCGGGGAGTGGCTTCTCTCCCTGGAGAAGGTTACGAGTTTTGTCAGATGGCTTTTGTTCTGGTGGCGGCTTCTCTCCCTGGGGTGGTTTGCCAAATGGGCTTGGTGGCTTGTGTTCGGGAACTGGCTTCTCTCCCTTGGGAGGTTCATTTGGTGGCTGGTGTTCCGTAGGTGGTTCCTTCACCGGCGGCTTGTGCTCCGGAAGCGGCTTCTCTACCTGGAGAAGCTTACGAGTTTTGTCAGATGGCTTGTGTTGTGGTGGTGGCTTCTCTCCCGGGGGTGGTTTGCCAAATGGACTTGGTGGCTTGTGTTCGGGGAGTGGCTTCTCTCCATGGGGAGGTTTAGTTGGTGGTTGGTGTTGCGTAGGTGGTTTCTGAAGTGGGGGATGCTTGGGGTAGTCAGCAATAGACGAGGTAGTGAGAACCACCAGTCCCAACAGCAACACTAGCAAGGATGTTGAAGACATCTTTGAGTTCAGGCTGAGATCTGTGCAAGGATAAAAGATTTAGGTGGCCTTTTATAGAGGGCTGGACCCAACACCCATATGACACGTGTCATGCACTCATGGTGACACATAATTCTATGGGACCATTTGGGTCCTACAGAAGTTGCAAAGTTGGACTATTGAGGTGTGATCACAACTTTTGTCCTACTTGCTTTCTCTGCGGCCATTGCACGATTTCCTTTAGCATCATTTTCTTGTCTAAATAAGCGTATTATATTTGTGGCAGACCGTCCACGTGTCATAAAcagatatattataataatgtaGTATGCTTTTCTTCAACGGAACTTGACACTCTTCTAAGTCTTGTTTTAAATACTGTGCAGGATTACGTCATAAGTTGCTTGTTCCAAGTCAAAATTGGTGGGCAAACGTTggccttttttcattttccctaATATTAATGCTCACCTGGGATAGGCACTACATGATTTATCTGCTCTTTTACTGTGAAGTTGCTTTGTGCATGAGTTACACCTCCCCTGCACACCCTCAACATTtgttgctctgtttttcttgtGTCCAGACGAGGATATTAATTGGAGGCTGACAAAACGACTGCTAGCCAAGGATTTACAAGGTCCTGGTTTGAGGCTTTCAcgaaagtatttttgaaaagatacaCATAGAGATTGCGCGTTCGGTGCAATGCAACAATGTGAGCCATTCTGAAGTCTTAAATTTCAGATTAATGAATGCTACAAAATTCTAAGAAGGGCCGTTTCCAAATATTTGAGTTCATTCATCCGAACATCGGGTATATGCTTCTTTCTCTAGCCCCTCCTTGAAGGGAGGAGGGACAATGTGATCTGTATCGTTAGAAGCTATTCCATGTCGTCATCTTTGGGCTCAGTTCAATACTAAAAGATATGGGCGGGGCccttatcattttatatttcttCTAGAAGGTTTATTCTGGAAATCTTTCACAGAAACATATCTTTTTCTTCTCTACGTGATCCGTGGTTTGAAAGTTGGAAAAATGGGTCCGTTAACAAGCCACCGAGTTGAAAAGTTGGAAAAATGGCAACACCGCCAACCTCTTGTATTCGATAGTTAAATAAAAGGTCACTGGAAGTGAGATCCCTTTTGGCCTCTTGATTTTCATTCCAGCATCTCTATGGCctgataaattaaaaaactaaaaaaaaagacagTACGTGGGTTGGTGTTAAGCATCAAGAGTCAAGACATGATAATGGAGAGAAAGGATATTCAAATTCCAGTTCTGACAACATGATTTTCTTTGCTGAACTACCATATTATATTTGATCAAGAAAGAGTAGTGCATGTGGCCAGGATCAAGACATACATTAATTTCCACATGATGAAGACAGTTTCTGAGAGTTTCTTCTAAAGCTCTTGCGCGAGTAGGCTTCAAGTCAAAATCTCCCAT
This region of Vitis vinifera cultivar Pinot Noir 40024 chromosome 5, ASM3070453v1 genomic DNA includes:
- the LOC100244140 gene encoding early nodulin-75 isoform X2, whose amino-acid sequence is MSSTSLLVLLLGLVVLTTSSIADYPKHPPLQKPPTQHQPPTKPPHGEKPLPEHKPPSPFGKPPPGEKPPPQHKPSDKTRKLLQVEKPLPEHKPPVKEPPTEHQPPNEPPKGEKPVPEHKPPSPFGKPPQGEKPPPEQKPSDKTRNLLQGEKPLPEHKPPSPFGKPPQGEKPPPEHKPSDKTRNLLEGEKQLPEHKPPSPLGKPPKGQKPPAPTQKPPHKPPSPTHPN
- the LOC100244140 gene encoding early nodulin-75 isoform X1, coding for MSSTSLLVLLLGLVVLTTSSIADYPKHPPLQKPPTQHQPPTKPPHGEKPLPEHKPPSPFGKPPPGEKPPPQHKPSDKTRKLLQVEKPLPEHKPPVKEPPTEHQPPNEPPKGEKPVPEHKPPSPFGKPPQGEKPPPEQKPSDKTRNLLQGEKPLPEHKPPSPFGKPPQGEKPPPEHKPSDKTRNLLEGEKQLPEHKPPSPLGKPPKGQKPPPSGHNPGHPPAESAEESYKPPQKNMPPSTPTKKPPAPTQKPPHKPPSPTHPN